ACTGCACCTCGGTGCGCCGGGAGCCGCCGCCGGAGCCGGCGGGGGAGGAGGTGCCGGCGGCCCCCGGCCGAGAGCCGGCCCCGGCCTGTGCCGAGGGGCCCGCCAGGCCCCCGCACAGCTCCCCCATCAACATCACCAGGGTCCAGGCCACGCGGAGGGGAGCGGCCCCcccggaggagccgccggcgTCGCCGCCGCGCCGGGAGCGCAGCGAGCTCCGTTTGCCCCCGCGGGCAGAGCGGGTCCCGCACGTGGAGACCCATCTGCACGTCCTGGTGGGGCGGCCGGGCCCGGGGAGCTCCCCGGCCCAGAGCAGCGCCCTGCTGCGGGCAGAGAAGACCGttctgctgccgccgccgccgccgccgagcCCCGCCGAGGGGAAGGAGCTGCGCGGCCGGGGCAGCAGCGGAGCGCTCCCCGCTGCCGAGGGCCCGGAGCCGCCGGGGCAGCGGCCCCGCAGCGGGGACAGCCGGGACCCCCGGGCCGGAGCCCcgggcggcagcagcgccgggGGAGAGCCCGGGGCCGGCgagcagcggcagcggcagcagcagcccggcAGCGGCCGGCGGCTCTCGGTGGGCAGCGGGGGCTCTGCCGGTggctccggccccgccgccccgctcCGAGCCTGGGACAGCGGCGAAGGCTCCCCTGGGCGGCTGCCGGAGCACAGGGAGGCCTGGGAGCCCTCTCCGCTGTGGCCGGCGGCTCCGGAGCCCtgcccgcctgctgccccggctgAGAACTCCAACTACTTGGCAATCCCCGAGAGAGCCCCCAAATCCACGCTGGTGCCAAAGCTGCCCTCGGTCCCCAACCCGGGCAGTGCTTCCTTTGGGACCCCCTTTGTCCCCATCCCGGCCAGCGCCTCTTTTGGGGTTCCCTCTGCCCCCAACCCAGCCAGTGCCTCTTTTGGGACCTCCATGGTCACCAACGTGACCAGCTCATCCTTTGGCTTCCCATCagcctccagcctggccagcacaTCATTTGGGGCCGCCTTGGTTTCCAACTCCAACAAGTCTTTTGGTGCCCCTCTGGTCCCCAATCCATCCAGTGCATCCTTTGGGAATCCCTTGGTCCCCAATCCATCCAGTGCATCCTTTGGGAATCCCTTGGTCCCCAATCCATCCAGTGCCTCATTTGGGAACCCCTTGGTCCCCAATCCATCCAGTGCATCCTTTGGGAATCCCTTGGTCCCAAATCCATCCAGTGCCTCATTTGGGAACCCCTCGGTCCCCAATCCATCCAGTGCATCCTTTGGGAACCCcttgatcccaaatccctccagtGCATCCTTTGGGTCCCCACTGGTGCCCCATCCCTCCAGTGCATCCTTTGGGTCCCAGCTGGTGTCAAATGCATCCAATGTATCATTTGGGTCCCCACTGGTCCCCAATTCATCCAGCGCATCTTTTGGGAACTCCTTGATCCCCAATCCATCCAGTGCATCATTTGGGTCTCCACTGGTGCCCAGTCCATCCAGTGCATCCTTTGGGTCTCCACTGGTCCCCAATCCATCCAGTGCATCCTTTGGGAACCCCTTGATCCCCAACCCAGGTAGCTCATCCTTTGGGTCCCCCTTGGTCAGCAACCCAGTCCCCACTTCCCTTGGGCATCCCTCAGTCTCCAACGTGGCCGGCTCTTTCTTTGGATCCCCttttgtccccagcccagccaacgCTCCGCTGGGTACCGGTGCCTATTCCCTTCCAGGCGGGGAAGTGCCCTGGAgcaagcccagccctgagcccccccTGCCCCGACCCCCCGAGGGCTCGGCTGctgtggagcccccagcccagccccacctggaGGATGCTCCTCCTTTCCTCAGGAGGAGCGAGGGTCCCTCGCCGAGCgggaggagcaggcagagcccccCCAAGCCCTTCCCCGCCGCCGTGCCCGCCCAGCGGAGGATGCTCGTGGATCCCAGCAGCGGCAAGTGCTACTACATGGAGCCGCCGCGGCAGCCGCAGATGAAAACGCTCTACGACCCCGAGACCGGGCAGTACCTGGAGGTGCTGGTCCCACCGGTGGCATCACACACCGGGCTCTACCAGGCACCTTTCAACCCGCTGGTCATGGCCCCGGGGGTCTACAGCCCACCCTACGCACCCTACGGCGGCTTCCCGGGGCTGCCGGCACCggcgcccgccgccccctctCCGCCGCACCCCTCGCTGCCGCCGGCCGACAACCCCGGCACCCCCGGCTCCGCTGCCAAGGGCGAGGGCTCGTCCCCTGCCGGGGGTCCCGACTGCGGCTACCTGGAGAGCCTCTACTACATCCCCACGGGCATGCgggccagccccggccccgagcAGCCCCCGGCCCGCGCCAGCCCTGCCGCGCCCGAGGGCTCCCTGCTCCGCATGTGACGGGACCGAGCCGCCGGGATGTCCCTTCCCTTGGCCCGGCTTGGCCCAAAGTCAGCATCACCCCTGGCACGGGAGAGGGGTAGCGGGCACTGGTTGGACTTCACTGGCTTCTCATGGAAACGGGGACAGGAAGGGCGTGCTCGGTGTCAGCAGCTGGCGGCCCGAGGGGGACATGGAGGTGGCCCCGGCCAGCAAAGGGACCACAGAGGCCCCGcttccccctgtgctgccagtCCCATCCCAAGGATGACCCGGGCTGATTCACACAGGGGGTGATGGCCTGgccacccccagctcccccaaccacagctgcagcacagacaccccaaaatagtaataaaaatgctGAAACAGCTTTAAATCTGCTTCTTCATCCTGTGCTTGTGTGGTGTGTAAAGGGAGAGGAGGCGCTGAGGCACTTGGAACCTGCAATCCTTCTGTCTTGGAGTGTCCACCTGGTAAATCCCAGTCccgaggagcaggaggggactCTGCAGCCATCTGTGAGCcctaaaccccaaaccccagccctGAGCGCCAAACCACAACCATGAGCCACAACCACAACCATGAGCCTCAAACCCCAGTCCTTAACCCCAaaccctctcccagcccctgtaGGTCCACACCATCCCAGGAAGGACTGAGGTTGAGGACAAGGGACCAGGATGAGTTACAGCAAAACCCTCCTGGAGAGGGGGTGCCCGGTCGGGGACACCCCCTGCACATCCCCCCCTTTCCTGCCGCCATGCCCGGGTCGGACGGGCCGCCCCAGCCGGATGCAGGTGTGCGCTGCCCGCGCCTCGGCGCCGCTCGCCAGTCCCGGGGGGTTTGTAGCCCGCCCCGGGGGGGGTTTATAGCCCGCCCCAGGGTTTATAACCCGCCCCGGGGGTTTatagcctgccccaggtgtttGCAGCCCAGTTTGCAGCCCGGACGGGGGGTTCGTAGCCACCCCACGCCTCGTCCCCGTGCTCTCGGAGCAGGATGCGGGCGGCGCTGGCAGCGTGGCTGCTGCTGACCCTGCTGGGGGGGACCGGGGCCGGGGACACGTGCGGGGACCCCCCCGCAGCCCCGTCCCGCTCGGTGCCCGCGCCCCAGCTGAGCCCCGAGGAGCGGCTCTCGCCCCACATGCCCGAATCGCTGCGCTGTGACGCCTGCCACGCCATCGCCTTCCAGGTGGGGAGCGGAGACACGGCGCCCCAAAAGCGGCAGTGAGAATGCTTGTGGGGAGGCTTCAGCCtggggagatgctgctgctccgcTGGGGAGGCCCCTGACGGAGATTCTCATCGGCACCTTAAAGAAGCCTTTTGGGGCTCCTCAAGGACCCTCTGACCCAGATGTGCTTCCACTGCTGGGGCCTCACAGAAGGGggtgcagagcccagccctgcccgggaGCGGGGTCACGGACAGGCTGCCACCCTCAGTGCCCCGATTCTGCCTTTTCTCACCCCAGATTGAGGAGCAGCTGCGCAAGGCAGAAGGGAAGATGGGCAAGAAGGTTCTGAAGGAGTCGGACTACATAGAGGTGTTGGAGAGGAGCTGCTCACAGGACTGGGAAAGGTGAGCAGGGTGTCCCTGGGATGGGGGTGTTCCTGGGATCAGGGTGATCCCGGCTACAGGCGAGTCCGCAGGGGTCAGAATGTCCCTGAGGATGGCGGTGTCTCAGGGATCTGGTGTCCCCAAGgacaggggtgtccccagcgACC
The Zonotrichia albicollis isolate bZonAlb1 chromosome 15, bZonAlb1.hap1, whole genome shotgun sequence genome window above contains:
- the PROB1 gene encoding proline-rich basic protein 1, which translates into the protein MPRGKREPVLLNPGELPGPQGEGPRGAGDGRRSAEEEEEEDGHLPGLPRDDLTKSMSSSSLSSYHSALCSDGTETFKDCLEFPDEEGSPGRAAPARWAPAGAPGAPPPPGPLARPQRAQLSSAAKNSPAPGQGGRMGPLGGDRQPVPAAAAAGEPGPMLAGAPSDSDEVDGEVQALTARAFRSLSGLPGARLDMCSSHTSSSLSNSLSEDGGRPRRWPAGAGEPRLAGTALHGRVGWPFPAGMDGELLGKEQFECVDVELENGEARKGHGKKRTVPKRQILLKRKERKETGFGPRGDGPAPQPPARKEPPSKGRAVGEDFRFNYQQFMKAASLEAGTDRTRAASCLVKNVLAKKMQYEQRIKMEQKGLRGSSTSSGPSSAGTDLLGDALEGKSSSLSRSDCSFSAEDLRGGGMPRAAAGSAATTTHPTKGVVLSEATRETVCNLRKTFNELNQRMKYQEVLEGRWLPAAAEEHTSERICYQRARALFEAQPGVGKVLDVAPRFARAPRPWPSLKERAIGPIHSQSLPFKAESRAPPAAPPRRPFASSRAHEARPLPPSQPEKPPAAPRRPPSPGTAPAPRGSPPAAPPKPPEKGKGRVPQPRDVRKLVKSSYSLKFGTAGASRGTAASSGEPPPAAPLVIHCTSVRREPPPEPAGEEVPAAPGREPAPACAEGPARPPHSSPINITRVQATRRGAAPPEEPPASPPRRERSELRLPPRAERVPHVETHLHVLVGRPGPGSSPAQSSALLRAEKTVLLPPPPPPSPAEGKELRGRGSSGALPAAEGPEPPGQRPRSGDSRDPRAGAPGGSSAGGEPGAGEQRQRQQQPGSGRRLSVGSGGSAGGSGPAAPLRAWDSGEGSPGRLPEHREAWEPSPLWPAAPEPCPPAAPAENSNYLAIPERAPKSTLVPKLPSVPNPGSASFGTPFVPIPASASFGVPSAPNPASASFGTSMVTNVTSSSFGFPSASSLASTSFGAALVSNSNKSFGAPLVPNPSSASFGNPLVPNPSSASFGNPLVPNPSSASFGNPLVPNPSSASFGNPLVPNPSSASFGNPSVPNPSSASFGNPLIPNPSSASFGSPLVPHPSSASFGSQLVSNASNVSFGSPLVPNSSSASFGNSLIPNPSSASFGSPLVPSPSSASFGSPLVPNPSSASFGNPLIPNPGSSSFGSPLVSNPVPTSLGHPSVSNVAGSFFGSPFVPSPANAPLGTGAYSLPGGEVPWSKPSPEPPLPRPPEGSAAVEPPAQPHLEDAPPFLRRSEGPSPSGRSRQSPPKPFPAAVPAQRRMLVDPSSGKCYYMEPPRQPQMKTLYDPETGQYLEVLVPPVASHTGLYQAPFNPLVMAPGVYSPPYAPYGGFPGLPAPAPAAPSPPHPSLPPADNPGTPGSAAKGEGSSPAGGPDCGYLESLYYIPTGMRASPGPEQPPARASPAAPEGSLLRM
- the MZB1 gene encoding marginal zone B- and B1-cell-specific protein; its protein translation is MRAALAAWLLLTLLGGTGAGDTCGDPPAAPSRSVPAPQLSPEERLSPHMPESLRCDACHAIAFQIEEQLRKAEGKMGKKVLKESDYIEVLERSCSQDWESYGVLELDGEKRLSGPGLPSQQSLSVMVSGGPWPGRLSKLCLGYVGERGEAQIYSAHRRGPAELRQLLCHGDNKGPCAGRKERPEPRKAPQNEL